In one window of Kosmotoga pacifica DNA:
- a CDS encoding ABC transporter substrate-binding protein, with amino-acid sequence MKKLFVILLLLVLVASLGLAKVKVQFWHAMGGWRIDFLQQQAEKFNATHPGIEVVVQYTGSYRDTLNKLIAAVQAGVAPHVVQIFDVGTQIMVDGGIAVPVGDLIANDPTFDIGKFLPQVLSYYRINGKLYSMPFNSSNAILYYNKTLFKQAGLDPNKPPRTFEEFKEVARQITKAFEGNVVGFGFNLHSWFFEQLMAAQSAPMCDSNNGRTGRPTKAVFNNEAGLKIFTWLNDMYKEGTMIKTKVEDWTGARNLFISQKVAMLMSSTSDVKLMMDASKQNNFEFGTAFLPKPADAPAGGAVIGGASLWIIDGHPDKEIQAAWEFVKWMAEPEQQILWHQNTGYFPVRKDAVEQLLFSGYYKDYPDHLTALMQLLLSEQNYNSRGAIIGAYPEIRSAIEQNLEKMFGGELTPAEALKKAEEAATKAIKEYNEVY; translated from the coding sequence ATGAAGAAGCTTTTTGTGATCCTTTTGCTCCTCGTTCTTGTTGCTTCGCTTGGACTTGCAAAGGTAAAAGTCCAGTTCTGGCATGCTATGGGGGGTTGGAGAATCGATTTCCTGCAGCAACAGGCTGAGAAATTCAACGCGACCCATCCGGGAATTGAAGTTGTGGTTCAGTACACAGGAAGCTACAGAGATACGTTGAACAAGCTGATCGCCGCTGTTCAGGCGGGTGTCGCACCCCATGTGGTTCAGATCTTCGATGTTGGCACACAGATCATGGTGGATGGTGGCATTGCTGTTCCCGTTGGTGACCTCATTGCGAACGATCCAACTTTCGATATTGGAAAGTTTTTACCCCAGGTCCTCAGTTACTACCGAATCAATGGAAAGCTCTACTCCATGCCCTTTAATTCATCGAACGCCATCCTTTATTACAACAAGACATTGTTCAAACAGGCTGGGCTTGATCCCAACAAACCGCCAAGGACTTTTGAAGAATTTAAGGAAGTTGCAAGGCAGATAACCAAGGCTTTTGAAGGAAACGTCGTAGGTTTTGGTTTCAACCTTCACTCTTGGTTCTTTGAACAGCTCATGGCAGCTCAATCAGCTCCCATGTGTGACAGCAACAACGGGAGAACAGGTAGACCAACCAAAGCCGTGTTCAACAACGAAGCCGGGCTGAAAATATTCACGTGGCTCAATGATATGTACAAAGAAGGCACGATGATAAAGACCAAAGTAGAAGACTGGACGGGTGCCAGAAATCTCTTCATCTCTCAGAAAGTCGCTATGCTTATGTCTTCAACATCCGATGTCAAACTCATGATGGATGCTTCCAAACAGAACAACTTCGAATTTGGCACGGCTTTCCTGCCAAAACCGGCTGATGCTCCTGCTGGTGGCGCTGTGATCGGTGGAGCAAGTCTCTGGATCATCGATGGTCATCCAGATAAGGAAATTCAGGCTGCCTGGGAATTCGTAAAGTGGATGGCTGAGCCGGAACAGCAGATACTCTGGCACCAGAACACGGGTTACTTCCCTGTCAGGAAAGATGCTGTGGAACAACTACTGTTCTCCGGTTACTACAAAGACTACCCAGATCATCTTACTGCTCTGATGCAACTCCTACTTTCCGAACAGAACTACAACTCTAGGGGTGCTATTATTGGGGCATATCCAGAAATCAGAAGCGCTATTGAACAAAACCTAGAGAAAATGTTTGGAGGCGAGTTGACACCTGCCGAAGCTTTAAAGAAAGCTGAAGAAGCTGCAACAAAAGCTATCAAAGAATACAACGAGGTCTATTGA
- a CDS encoding carbohydrate ABC transporter permease encodes MRKLLPYILLIPTFVIIVMFIYFPAGTAFKMSFYKTSPFGNRMIYVGFRNFIQLFQNPDYLYSVRFTLIYVSFSVTITIFLAFILAFMLTRGVPGTRLYRTFLFAPYAVSPAIAGTLWTFLLNPVVGHVNYFFMQLFGVQVEWLTSKPYAFYALIFATVWKMLPFNMIFYIASIQDVSTDLVEAATLDGAGTMTKVWKIVFPLVSPITFYLVIMNIVMTMFSSFAIVDVMTRGGPGGYTTNMIYRLYLDAFAFQKRGPASAQSIVMFMIMIVITILYFNFAERRVHYQ; translated from the coding sequence ATGCGGAAGCTGTTGCCTTACATACTGTTGATTCCCACCTTTGTTATTATAGTCATGTTCATATACTTCCCTGCTGGAACCGCTTTTAAGATGAGTTTCTATAAGACGTCTCCCTTCGGTAACAGGATGATATACGTGGGATTTAGAAACTTTATTCAGCTCTTCCAAAATCCCGATTATCTCTACTCTGTCAGATTCACCTTGATATACGTGTCTTTTAGTGTTACGATAACGATCTTTTTGGCTTTTATCTTAGCTTTTATGTTGACCCGAGGAGTTCCTGGAACCCGGCTGTATAGAACATTTCTTTTTGCACCATATGCGGTATCTCCTGCCATCGCAGGAACTCTATGGACATTTTTGCTGAATCCTGTTGTCGGACATGTAAATTACTTCTTCATGCAGTTGTTCGGTGTTCAGGTTGAGTGGCTTACTTCAAAACCCTACGCTTTCTACGCACTTATTTTTGCAACAGTCTGGAAAATGCTACCTTTTAACATGATTTTTTATATCGCGAGCATACAAGATGTCTCCACTGATCTTGTGGAGGCAGCAACCCTGGATGGTGCCGGGACGATGACAAAGGTATGGAAAATCGTCTTCCCGCTCGTTTCGCCAATAACTTTCTACCTCGTTATAATGAACATCGTTATGACAATGTTCTCGTCCTTCGCTATTGTGGATGTCATGACCCGCGGAGGTCCCGGTGGCTACACGACAAACATGATCTATAGACTTTACCTGGATGCCTTCGCCTTTCAAAAAAGAGGACCTGCTTCAGCTCAGAGCATTGTGATGTTTATGATAATGATAGTAATCACCATACTTTACTTCAATTTTGCCGAGCGCAGAGTCCACTATCAATGA
- a CDS encoding carbohydrate ABC transporter permease → MTRSGRQRLNTILIEIVLILVSFIFIMPLILAVTMSLQPPESVFSFPPKFFPTSFHWQNYVEAFHTVPFGRLLLNSAIVAAMITAGKIITGTLAGYAFANFKFFGKNFSFAFLFATLFLPAETVMIVPLFSLMKQFGWVNTYWALTIPFMASATNTFLLRQHFLTIPSSLEDSARIDGAGPMTYFIKILLPLSKAVIGGAVIINFVYSWNMYLWPLIITMEDKMKTVQIGVKMLIDAESANNWGIIMAGTLIAVLPTLIVFFTLQDLFVRSLVRSGIKE, encoded by the coding sequence ATGACGAGGTCAGGACGGCAACGTTTGAATACAATTTTAATTGAGATAGTTCTCATACTTGTTTCTTTCATCTTCATTATGCCACTCATACTGGCGGTCACCATGAGTCTTCAACCGCCAGAAAGTGTGTTTTCTTTTCCACCGAAATTCTTTCCCACTTCCTTCCATTGGCAAAATTATGTGGAGGCATTTCACACTGTGCCCTTTGGAAGGTTGCTATTGAACAGTGCAATTGTTGCAGCAATGATTACTGCCGGGAAAATAATTACAGGTACATTGGCGGGTTATGCCTTCGCTAATTTCAAATTTTTTGGTAAGAATTTTTCCTTTGCTTTCTTATTCGCAACGCTCTTTCTTCCGGCTGAGACTGTAATGATAGTCCCGTTGTTCAGCCTTATGAAGCAATTTGGCTGGGTGAACACTTACTGGGCTCTCACTATTCCCTTCATGGCGAGTGCGACGAATACTTTTCTTTTGAGGCAACATTTTTTGACGATACCGTCTTCCCTTGAGGATTCAGCGCGTATCGATGGTGCTGGCCCAATGACATACTTCATAAAAATCCTCCTACCTCTCTCTAAAGCAGTTATTGGTGGAGCTGTTATCATCAACTTCGTGTACTCGTGGAACATGTATCTGTGGCCTTTGATCATAACCATGGAAGACAAGATGAAGACCGTGCAGATAGGTGTCAAAATGCTCATAGATGCTGAGTCAGCAAACAACTGGGGAATTATCATGGCAGGTACATTGATCGCGGTTTTGCCAACATTGATCGTGTTTTTTACCCTTCAGGACCTTTTTGTGAGGAGTCTAGTGCGTTCCGGTATTAAGGAGTAA
- a CDS encoding M1 family aminopeptidase — MKSICVVFLFFVTAAVFAVNFNIQARFNPEELIISGTLSTKDDIKNYLLLPNYASEGNPYLHALFEEKGGKIDIISVTDGSGRMLNYELITYPATLLGDESLRQRTMLTIKENVEQVVISFRTHLKKKRLPEEGTYSDFVLYRFGWYPLPVEDLEGLRISPHSWQLMLQVPEGWEGVVGGERESETVWKSNGNYLSCPLALVKKESYKELSFSGDEVKVVVHFRKGFEGTASKLAAYALQVLDNHIRKLGPLRYSTVHIMQDPFPGLYGITADGLVAIGDGFFTTADLWVSGFLDPLAFYLVAHELSHLWFGIGTSVDFLKNNFMSESISDYIAHSTMLEIYGNDYYMNWDSADILVTFIKDYFDIPLTVSQADQFMLLYAKMAGVKAAVADATDRIPQNFSSAIYYQKGKRAFFSLEEIVGREKLYSILSEYYRHYVGKNVFTDEFLSFIGRYIDSGILEALFLERENFDARVYLEDGKIKIDNGSMKVPLRVIVESSDGSSSFVTTESTSLTYFPGMKVHLDPGMHTFDIERHNNHWPPLIEGEYGKDQNRYDAYLLSTHLNIELSASGIGYTGELLFEKFPYFGFGILSQSGYLSKEGIGYNYSGALFYFRPDNYTFLKGRYSELEGIHLFAEISIPEKLFIGDSAPLLISRHKFSVEGRYLDSENFYIDGVYSFNNMLKHGLYVGMEGLVGGFDAVPTYLGGFFGTLITDIESGLLTVFDVFAAVEASGKEVLDPFYDVLSVVATSNSLDPMMSKYPATSYLLDFKFSLPYTFSMDKRINFLNLFSLGGMGTSWEFDCRIFNGGVVFGTSVILSPVIYIIGDTPIRLYFGLSLLMDAEGESTLAIKGSVSLGSSIYFNENIVSTIKEAIKWKSSGSR, encoded by the coding sequence ATGAAATCTATTTGTGTGGTGTTTTTATTTTTTGTAACGGCAGCTGTTTTTGCAGTGAATTTCAACATACAGGCACGTTTCAATCCTGAGGAACTAATCATATCTGGGACACTCTCTACAAAAGACGACATAAAGAATTATCTCTTATTACCAAACTATGCTTCTGAAGGGAATCCTTATCTCCACGCCCTCTTCGAAGAAAAAGGTGGAAAGATAGATATCATTTCCGTAACGGATGGTTCTGGACGTATGCTCAACTACGAACTTATCACCTATCCTGCCACACTTCTTGGTGATGAAAGTCTAAGACAGCGCACTATGCTGACGATAAAAGAGAATGTCGAACAGGTTGTAATTTCCTTTCGCACCCATTTGAAGAAGAAACGACTGCCGGAAGAAGGAACATACAGTGATTTCGTTTTGTACCGCTTCGGATGGTATCCACTGCCGGTGGAAGATCTGGAGGGTCTGCGCATAAGCCCCCACAGCTGGCAATTAATGTTACAGGTTCCAGAAGGCTGGGAAGGCGTTGTTGGTGGTGAAAGAGAAAGTGAAACTGTTTGGAAATCGAACGGGAATTATCTATCCTGCCCGCTGGCTCTGGTGAAGAAAGAGAGTTACAAAGAATTATCTTTTTCTGGAGATGAAGTGAAGGTTGTTGTACATTTCAGGAAAGGCTTTGAAGGAACGGCTTCCAAACTCGCCGCTTACGCACTTCAAGTGCTGGATAACCATATCAGAAAATTGGGACCTCTGAGATATTCAACGGTTCACATAATGCAGGACCCTTTCCCTGGACTCTACGGTATCACAGCAGACGGGTTGGTGGCCATTGGTGATGGTTTCTTCACCACGGCTGACCTGTGGGTAAGTGGATTTCTCGATCCCCTCGCCTTTTATCTTGTCGCTCACGAACTGAGCCATTTATGGTTCGGGATCGGAACGAGCGTCGATTTTCTGAAGAACAACTTCATGAGTGAAAGTATTTCAGACTATATTGCCCACAGCACGATGCTGGAGATATATGGCAACGATTACTACATGAACTGGGACTCAGCAGATATCCTCGTGACTTTCATAAAAGACTATTTTGATATTCCGCTGACAGTATCCCAAGCCGATCAGTTCATGTTGTTATACGCGAAGATGGCAGGTGTGAAGGCCGCTGTCGCTGACGCAACTGACAGGATTCCGCAAAACTTCTCTTCCGCCATTTATTATCAAAAAGGCAAGCGAGCGTTCTTTTCACTGGAGGAGATAGTCGGACGGGAAAAACTATACTCAATACTTTCTGAGTATTACCGTCATTACGTTGGAAAGAACGTATTCACCGATGAATTCCTGAGCTTTATAGGAAGATATATCGACTCCGGTATACTGGAAGCCCTTTTTCTTGAAAGGGAAAATTTTGATGCTAGAGTATATCTCGAAGACGGGAAAATTAAAATAGACAACGGCAGCATGAAGGTGCCTTTGAGAGTAATAGTCGAATCTTCTGATGGAAGCAGCAGTTTTGTCACGACAGAGTCCACTTCATTAACATACTTTCCAGGAATGAAAGTACACCTTGATCCCGGTATGCATACTTTTGACATCGAACGCCACAACAACCATTGGCCCCCACTGATAGAAGGCGAATACGGTAAAGACCAGAACCGATACGATGCCTATCTACTGAGTACACACTTAAATATCGAACTTTCTGCTTCAGGGATAGGCTATACCGGGGAGTTGCTCTTTGAAAAGTTTCCATATTTTGGATTTGGCATTCTCAGCCAGAGTGGTTATCTCAGCAAAGAGGGAATCGGATACAATTACAGTGGAGCCTTATTCTATTTCCGTCCTGATAACTATACCTTTCTCAAGGGAAGGTATAGCGAGCTGGAAGGGATTCATCTGTTTGCAGAAATCAGTATTCCAGAAAAGCTTTTCATAGGAGATAGCGCTCCCCTCTTGATATCGCGCCATAAGTTTTCTGTTGAGGGGCGGTATCTCGATTCTGAAAACTTCTACATCGATGGGGTTTACAGTTTCAACAACATGCTAAAGCATGGACTATATGTTGGTATGGAAGGATTGGTAGGGGGTTTTGATGCCGTACCCACATATCTTGGTGGCTTCTTTGGCACTTTGATTACAGATATTGAGTCAGGCCTTTTGACAGTGTTCGATGTATTTGCAGCGGTAGAGGCTTCTGGAAAAGAAGTTCTTGATCCTTTTTACGACGTGTTGAGTGTGGTGGCTACATCAAATTCCCTTGATCCTATGATGTCGAAATATCCAGCCACGAGTTATCTGCTTGATTTCAAATTTTCATTGCCTTACACATTTTCGATGGATAAACGCATCAACTTTCTGAATCTGTTCAGCCTGGGCGGGATGGGTACATCGTGGGAATTCGACTGCAGAATTTTCAATGGTGGTGTGGTTTTTGGCACTTCTGTCATTCTATCCCCGGTCATTTATATCATAGGAGATACACCGATCAGACTTTATTTTGGTCTTTCGCTGTTGATGGATGCAGAAGGAGAATCCACACTAGCCATTAAAGGAAGCGTCTCTTTGGGAAGTTCGATATATTTCAATGAAAATATAGTATCCACGATAAAGGAGGCGATAAAGTGGAAAAGCTCAGGCTCGCGATAG
- a CDS encoding Gfo/Idh/MocA family protein, with amino-acid sequence MEKLRLAIVGCGVAARELHLPALKKLSNRIEITALVSRTMEKAKSLAELVEPRPHVFKSFNELVNSGIAEAVDLALPTSLNPEFIEKAVVNGLHVIAEKPIAVNVKEGKKVLELAKTNQNVIYIAENYRHFSIYRKAFKIINSGRIGIPALLIWRSIKLIDKNNKYAQTNWRQHPMHIVGFISDAGVHHIAAIRTMLGDVKEVIAYLKRVRDYLGAEDSITMNLLLKSGIVGNYIASYGLNFKDEIAVVGTEGNLRIGENTLKIETSRGIETLNFPKEDSFFKEFLDFYEVVKQGAENKLGSTLEALKDLAVIEAAVRSFHERRSVEVDELLE; translated from the coding sequence GTGGAAAAGCTCAGGCTCGCGATAGTTGGGTGTGGAGTAGCGGCAAGGGAGCTCCATCTTCCCGCATTGAAAAAATTAAGCAATCGCATAGAGATCACAGCACTCGTCAGCAGAACCATGGAAAAGGCTAAGAGCCTCGCAGAATTGGTCGAGCCAAGGCCACACGTTTTCAAGAGCTTCAATGAGCTTGTCAACTCCGGCATTGCGGAGGCTGTCGATCTGGCATTACCCACAAGTCTCAATCCGGAGTTCATTGAAAAAGCTGTGGTTAACGGGTTACACGTGATCGCGGAAAAACCCATTGCCGTAAATGTCAAGGAAGGAAAGAAAGTCCTAGAGCTAGCAAAAACAAACCAGAACGTGATCTATATAGCCGAGAACTACAGACACTTTTCGATATACAGGAAGGCCTTCAAAATTATCAATTCAGGCAGGATCGGCATACCCGCTCTCTTGATCTGGAGAAGCATAAAGCTCATAGATAAAAATAACAAGTACGCTCAAACTAACTGGAGACAACACCCGATGCACATAGTTGGCTTCATATCTGATGCTGGGGTACATCATATAGCCGCTATCAGAACAATGCTCGGTGATGTCAAAGAAGTCATTGCCTACCTTAAGAGAGTCAGGGATTATCTCGGAGCAGAAGACTCGATAACCATGAATTTACTCCTCAAATCGGGGATTGTCGGAAATTATATAGCTTCTTATGGTCTTAATTTTAAGGATGAAATAGCCGTCGTCGGAACCGAAGGTAATTTGCGAATTGGTGAAAACACATTGAAAATCGAAACTAGTCGGGGAATTGAGACCCTGAATTTTCCGAAGGAAGACAGTTTTTTCAAGGAGTTTCTCGATTTTTATGAAGTGGTAAAACAAGGTGCAGAAAATAAGCTCGGGTCCACTCTGGAGGCTTTGAAGGACCTTGCGGTGATAGAAGCAGCTGTTAGATCTTTCCATGAGAGAAGGAGTGTTGAGGTGGACGAGCTGTTGGAATGA
- a CDS encoding ABC transporter ATP-binding protein, with the protein MLALELKSLVTEIGTFKLGPIDLRVDEGEIVGLIGPSGCGKTLLLKTAAGLYEPLEGQVFMGGREVTYESPHRRNIAFVFQNGALFPHYDTYKNIAFPLQLKKEKNIDSKVRRKAEELNGLPEYLKKLPKELPAGIKKLTAIGRETVRTFDMIFMDEPFERLDKKIGTELRTMIKKLLLKLGHSVLIVLNNCEDVMAVTSRVYIMNEGKIVAYGNPIDIYNDPPNIFVMELFSPFGVNRYRDIFFRPEDVEISEEGVTVKIEHSSPYDARRAICNVEIEGSPCVILIPLEHAEKKEVKIRFRKYFRNPV; encoded by the coding sequence ATGCTTGCGCTTGAACTGAAAAGCCTTGTTACGGAGATCGGTACATTCAAGCTCGGACCCATTGATTTAAGAGTGGATGAAGGGGAAATAGTCGGCCTTATTGGGCCATCCGGTTGCGGCAAGACATTACTTCTCAAGACTGCCGCTGGGTTGTATGAACCCCTTGAGGGACAGGTGTTTATGGGTGGCAGAGAAGTGACCTATGAATCCCCACACAGGAGAAACATAGCCTTTGTCTTTCAGAATGGTGCGCTTTTTCCGCACTACGATACGTATAAGAACATAGCCTTTCCCCTTCAGTTAAAGAAAGAAAAAAACATAGATTCGAAGGTCAGACGAAAGGCTGAGGAATTGAATGGGTTGCCTGAATATCTAAAGAAGCTGCCAAAAGAGTTACCCGCGGGCATTAAAAAACTGACAGCAATCGGAAGGGAAACGGTAAGAACCTTTGACATGATATTCATGGATGAGCCTTTTGAGAGGCTGGATAAAAAAATTGGGACCGAGCTGAGGACGATGATAAAGAAGCTCCTCCTAAAGCTCGGTCATTCAGTGCTGATAGTGCTTAATAACTGTGAAGATGTGATGGCTGTGACTTCAAGAGTCTACATTATGAACGAAGGTAAGATTGTTGCATATGGGAATCCGATAGATATTTATAACGATCCTCCAAATATATTCGTCATGGAACTGTTCTCTCCTTTTGGGGTTAACAGATACAGAGACATATTTTTCAGACCCGAGGATGTTGAAATCTCTGAAGAAGGCGTAACAGTGAAAATTGAACACTCTAGCCCTTATGATGCTAGAAGGGCCATTTGCAATGTCGAGATAGAGGGATCACCCTGTGTTATACTAATCCCGTTAGAGCATGCAGAAAAAAAGGAAGTCAAAATTAGGTTCAGAAAATATTTCAGAAATCCCGTATAG
- a CDS encoding D-alanine--D-alanine ligase family protein encodes MKIAVVYDEPLSGEKQDMVSAVCSALNIRYEASPLPFDENFIHNVKTYDFVFNLSTGGGKYNKQVHVPALLDRLGIPFTGSSAGIQALCMDKSLTKLVLRENSIPTPSFIKFHSPKKLRDPGFYPAFVKPSREGSAAGISEKSCVNNFDELKEQVRYVFEEFGDVIVEEFIDGREFTVGIIGNGDELEVLPILEIDFSMLPDGLERYYSYRVKHHYAEETKYICPARITPDEERRLKDYSRKAFKALGLFDYARMDVRMKNGEFYIIEVNSLPLLVPVYSDLTKMLEPVGLSYDDLILKIFEAAKRRVERSR; translated from the coding sequence GTGAAGATAGCCGTTGTATACGATGAACCCCTTAGTGGCGAAAAGCAGGACATGGTTTCAGCAGTGTGTAGTGCTCTTAACATCCGATACGAAGCTTCCCCCCTTCCTTTCGATGAAAACTTTATCCACAATGTGAAAACGTATGATTTCGTCTTCAATCTTTCCACTGGTGGTGGGAAGTACAACAAGCAGGTTCATGTACCCGCACTTCTCGATAGGCTTGGAATACCCTTTACAGGCTCATCTGCGGGTATCCAAGCTCTTTGCATGGATAAATCTTTGACAAAACTCGTACTTCGAGAGAACTCTATTCCCACGCCATCTTTCATAAAATTCCATTCACCGAAAAAGCTCAGAGACCCTGGTTTTTATCCCGCTTTCGTTAAGCCGTCGCGGGAAGGTAGTGCCGCCGGCATTTCAGAAAAATCTTGTGTAAACAACTTTGATGAACTGAAAGAACAGGTCAGGTATGTTTTCGAAGAGTTCGGAGATGTAATAGTGGAAGAGTTTATAGATGGAAGGGAATTCACCGTGGGTATTATCGGGAATGGTGATGAATTGGAAGTTCTTCCCATCCTCGAAATCGATTTTTCAATGCTTCCCGACGGTCTTGAGCGATACTATTCCTACAGGGTTAAACATCACTATGCTGAAGAAACCAAATATATCTGTCCAGCCCGTATAACCCCGGACGAAGAAAGAAGACTCAAAGATTACTCCAGGAAAGCATTCAAGGCCCTGGGACTGTTCGATTACGCCAGGATGGATGTGAGGATGAAAAATGGAGAGTTCTATATCATCGAAGTGAACTCTTTGCCGCTCCTGGTCCCAGTCTATTCTGATCTGACAAAGATGTTAGAACCGGTGGGATTGAGTTATGACGATCTCATATTGAAAATATTCGAAGCCGCAAAAAGAAGAGTCGAACGTTCTCGTTAG
- a CDS encoding methionine synthase produces MKSRRKKILGGAIGSDVHVAGILNFLDLARKENYKTIYLGGAIPLEKLIGGIIETDPEIVAISYRLGKEALKNLLKELENTLKREGLLNNRSFVFGGTHETANIAREFGLFEKIFDGSESVEDVVMYLRGEMRGVRKEDYPQQLVERIEFKAPYPLIRHHIGLQTLEETESEIIMLAESEQLDIISLAPDQNAQQWFFNSEKMDPSQDGAGGAPFRKEEDFARMYRASRRGNFPLLRCYSGTQDLIKFSKLLHKTINNAWAAIPLTWYSELDRRSDRDLKDAIKENQKAIEWNASHGIPVEINESHQWALRYAHDTVEVATAFLAAYNAKKLGVKTYVAQYMFNTPPGISPAMDIAKMLAKKELIESLHDESFHSYRMVRTGLLSFPADEDMAKGQLISSTFTASYLQPHIIHVVAFCEAKRRAKAKEIIESVKMVKKAYTEAMKGLPDFEADQKIKTRKEELVQEALLIIEAIKQFGKGSKDPLVDPEVIWAAIKTGILDAPGLMKMSVARGSVKTGIVNGANRALDDEGQPITEKKRLERLGFRL; encoded by the coding sequence ATGAAATCCCGAAGAAAGAAAATCCTCGGTGGAGCAATAGGCAGTGATGTTCACGTTGCAGGAATACTGAATTTTTTAGATCTTGCGCGAAAAGAAAATTATAAAACTATCTATCTCGGCGGCGCCATTCCACTGGAAAAACTCATCGGTGGAATCATTGAAACGGATCCCGAAATTGTTGCGATCAGCTACAGACTCGGAAAAGAAGCGCTGAAGAACCTTCTAAAAGAATTAGAAAATACCCTAAAAAGAGAGGGGCTTTTAAACAACAGAAGTTTCGTGTTCGGGGGAACCCACGAAACGGCAAATATAGCTAGAGAATTCGGATTATTTGAAAAGATCTTCGACGGTAGTGAGTCTGTTGAAGATGTAGTGATGTACTTGAGAGGGGAGATGCGGGGTGTCAGGAAAGAAGACTATCCTCAGCAGCTTGTGGAGAGGATAGAATTCAAAGCACCTTACCCCCTGATTCGTCACCATATAGGCCTTCAAACTCTTGAGGAAACAGAGAGTGAGATAATCATGCTCGCTGAGTCCGAACAACTCGATATAATTTCTCTCGCTCCCGACCAAAATGCCCAGCAGTGGTTCTTTAATTCAGAAAAGATGGATCCATCCCAGGATGGAGCAGGGGGAGCACCTTTCAGAAAAGAAGAGGATTTTGCAAGAATGTATAGAGCGAGCAGGCGTGGGAATTTTCCGTTGCTCCGGTGTTATTCGGGGACACAAGACCTTATCAAATTCTCAAAATTGCTTCACAAAACAATAAACAACGCCTGGGCAGCTATTCCTCTAACGTGGTACTCAGAACTCGACAGACGCTCTGACAGAGATCTCAAAGATGCCATAAAAGAGAATCAGAAAGCAATTGAATGGAATGCTAGCCATGGGATTCCTGTGGAGATAAACGAGTCTCATCAGTGGGCTCTACGTTATGCTCACGATACAGTGGAAGTAGCGACAGCTTTTCTTGCAGCTTATAATGCTAAAAAGCTGGGGGTAAAGACTTATGTTGCTCAGTACATGTTCAATACCCCGCCCGGAATTTCACCTGCCATGGACATAGCAAAAATGCTCGCAAAAAAAGAGTTGATCGAATCCCTTCATGATGAGAGCTTCCATTCTTATCGAATGGTGAGGACAGGATTGCTCTCTTTTCCCGCTGACGAGGACATGGCAAAGGGACAGCTCATTTCGTCCACGTTCACTGCTTCTTATCTCCAACCACACATCATACACGTCGTTGCCTTCTGTGAGGCCAAAAGACGTGCAAAGGCGAAAGAAATAATTGAAAGCGTAAAGATGGTTAAGAAAGCGTACACAGAAGCGATGAAGGGATTGCCGGATTTCGAAGCAGATCAAAAAATAAAAACAAGAAAGGAAGAACTGGTACAGGAAGCACTGCTGATTATCGAAGCTATTAAGCAATTCGGGAAGGGATCAAAAGATCCCCTTGTGGACCCGGAAGTGATATGGGCTGCGATAAAGACGGGTATTCTCGACGCGCCTGGACTGATGAAAATGTCCGTAGCCCGTGGAAGTGTAAAAACCGGAATTGTTAATGGAGCTAATCGTGCCCTTGATGATGAAGGGCAACCTATTACCGAAAAGAAGAGACTCGAACGTCTTGGATTCAGGTTGTAG